In a genomic window of Niallia taxi:
- a CDS encoding glycoside hydrolase family 3 N-terminal domain-containing protein — METTGEDAYLNSLYAKAAVEGFQGDLSLDYVASCLKHFAAYGAPEAGREYNTVDMSERKLRQDYLPAYNLVVYNSFFLINPKKVQVLKPYLILLKESTILTELYPILMESTST, encoded by the coding sequence ATGGAAACTACAGGAGAGGACGCGTACTTAAATAGCCTCTATGCAAAGGCTGCTGTTGAGGGTTTTCAAGGTGATCTAAGCTTGGATTATGTTGCTTCCTGTTTAAAACATTTTGCAGCATATGGGGCTCCGGAAGCTGGAAGAGAGTATAACACTGTAGATATGTCAGAAAGAAAGTTAAGACAGGATTACTTACCAGCATATAATTTGGTAGTTTATAATTCGTTTTTTCTGATAAATCCGAAAAAAGTTCAAGTTTTGAAACCATACCTAATCCTCCTGAAGGAATCTACAATTTTGACAGAATTATATCCAATTTTAATGGAATCTACGAGTACGTAG
- a CDS encoding SDR family NAD(P)-dependent oxidoreductase, translating to MGKFEGKIALVTGGTSGIGLATAQKFVDEGAYVYITGRRQNELDKAVNQIGKNVTGVQGDISKLEDLDKLYDIIKQEKGKLDILFANAGTGNFLPLGEITEEQVDRTFDINVKGTIFTVQKALSLFPNKVGSIIVTGSTAGSIGNPAFSVYGASKAALRALVRNWILDLKGTEIRVNVVSPGVILTPAYDELFGDALEGVMENNRNTVPAGKVGTPEEVASAVSFLASDESSYLTGVELFVDGGLAQV from the coding sequence ATGGGTAAATTTGAAGGTAAAATAGCGCTTGTAACGGGCGGAACAAGTGGGATTGGTCTTGCTACTGCACAAAAGTTTGTAGATGAAGGTGCATATGTTTATATCACAGGACGTAGACAAAACGAACTTGATAAAGCAGTTAACCAAATTGGCAAGAACGTAACCGGTGTTCAAGGGGATATTTCTAAGCTTGAAGACTTAGACAAACTATATGACATTATAAAGCAGGAAAAAGGTAAGTTGGACATTCTTTTTGCTAATGCAGGTACCGGCAACTTCCTTCCATTAGGTGAAATTACTGAAGAGCAGGTTGATAGAACGTTCGACATTAACGTTAAAGGAACCATCTTTACTGTTCAAAAAGCGTTATCACTATTCCCGAATAAAGTAGGTTCTATTATTGTAACGGGATCTACTGCTGGATCAATTGGCAACCCAGCGTTTAGTGTATATGGAGCATCTAAAGCAGCATTAAGAGCACTAGTTCGTAACTGGATTCTTGACCTAAAAGGTACTGAAATCCGTGTAAATGTGGTTAGTCCAGGAGTTATTCTTACGCCTGCCTACGATGAGCTTTTTGGTGATGCACTTGAAGGAGTAATGGAAAATAACAGAAATACTGTTCCAGCCGGAAAAGTTGGGACACCTGAAGAAGTAGCAAGCGCTGTATCTTTCCTTGCTTCAGACGAAAGCAGTTACTTGACGGGTGTTGAATTGTTCGTAGATGGTGGGCTAGCACAGGTTTAA
- a CDS encoding winged helix-turn-helix transcriptional regulator, whose amino-acid sequence MKKFSCGFEVTKEVIGGKWKGLVLYFLMNGPKRTSELKRIVPNITQKMLIQTLRELEASGLVSRKMYNQVPPKVEYSSTELGDSLKPILQELCQWGSHYAEQEYAEGEFEIVPPEEAS is encoded by the coding sequence ATGAAAAAATTTAGTTGTGGTTTTGAAGTGACAAAGGAAGTTATTGGCGGTAAATGGAAAGGTCTTGTACTATACTTTTTAATGAATGGACCAAAGAGAACGAGTGAATTAAAGCGCATTGTCCCAAATATAACTCAGAAAATGCTGATTCAAACACTTAGAGAGCTTGAAGCCAGTGGACTCGTGAGCAGAAAGATGTATAATCAGGTACCGCCGAAGGTTGAATATTCATCCACTGAACTTGGAGACTCTCTTAAACCTATCTTGCAGGAGCTCTGTCAATGGGGAAGTCATTACGCAGAGCAAGAGTATGCAGAAGGTGAATTCGAAATCGTACCACCAGAAGAGGCTTCATAA
- a CDS encoding NAD(P)/FAD-dependent oxidoreductase gives MMLDCVIVGGGPAGLNAALVLGRARRKVVLFDNNSPRNAVTNESHGFITRDGIKPSEFRKIAHYDIGKYPSVVIRNEKIFDIKKRGTIFNLVTEEGECIQAKKVILATGLKEIHPSVEKLMDYYGKSLFSCPYCDGWELKDRPLIVLSEHPSVFHMVKIVYNWSKNLIICTNGHKVLTLEQKEVLQRKGIKIIEQKIRTLVGENGLLEAVIFEDDQIEKMSGGFVTPEWIQASFFGKSLGCEVNQLGGLITDELGRTNIEGIYAAGDTSVIAPSQVIIAAAQGSRAAIGVNSDLTQEEFN, from the coding sequence ATAATGTTAGATTGCGTGATTGTTGGAGGAGGTCCAGCTGGTTTAAACGCTGCACTTGTATTAGGAAGGGCAAGAAGGAAAGTGGTGTTATTCGATAATAATTCTCCGAGAAATGCTGTTACCAACGAGTCGCATGGGTTTATAACCAGAGATGGAATTAAACCAAGCGAATTTAGAAAAATTGCTCACTATGACATAGGAAAATATCCTTCTGTAGTGATAAGAAATGAAAAAATTTTTGATATTAAAAAAAGGGGAACAATATTTAATCTAGTTACGGAGGAAGGGGAATGTATTCAAGCAAAGAAAGTTATTTTAGCAACGGGTCTAAAGGAGATCCATCCTTCTGTGGAAAAACTTATGGATTATTACGGAAAAAGCCTTTTTAGTTGTCCTTATTGTGATGGATGGGAGTTGAAAGACCGTCCGCTTATTGTGTTATCTGAGCACCCATCTGTATTTCATATGGTTAAAATTGTTTATAATTGGAGCAAAAACTTAATTATTTGTACCAATGGGCATAAGGTTTTAACTCTAGAGCAAAAAGAAGTACTTCAAAGAAAAGGAATAAAAATAATTGAACAAAAAATTAGGACACTTGTTGGTGAAAATGGGCTTTTGGAAGCTGTAATTTTTGAGGATGATCAAATAGAAAAGATGTCTGGCGGATTTGTGACACCCGAATGGATTCAGGCTTCATTTTTTGGAAAATCTTTAGGTTGTGAAGTAAACCAACTTGGCGGATTAATTACAGATGAGTTAGGCAGGACGAATATTGAAGGTATTTATGCGGCAGGTGATACATCCGTAATTGCCCCTTCACAGGTAATTATTGCGGCGGCTCAGGGGAGTAGAGCTGCCATAGGAGTGAATTCAGACTTGACTCAAGAGGAATTTAATTAA
- a CDS encoding GNAT family N-acetyltransferase, which translates to MITLQPMNQEEFKQYISYAIKDYAKDKIASGNWSENEAIDLSKKAFERLLPKDEKTENNHLFSIFHNNILVGMIWISQKEPTNSNEGFIYDFVIFEQYQGLGYGKKAMKEVEIIAKQLGMNKMVLHVFGHNKIARGLYEKMGYEITNITMAKTI; encoded by the coding sequence ATGATTACATTACAGCCTATGAACCAAGAGGAGTTCAAACAATATATCAGTTATGCAATTAAAGACTATGCAAAAGACAAGATTGCATCTGGAAATTGGAGTGAAAATGAAGCGATTGACTTATCTAAAAAAGCATTTGAACGACTACTTCCAAAAGATGAGAAGACCGAGAATAATCATTTATTCTCTATCTTTCACAACAATATCTTAGTGGGAATGATCTGGATTTCACAAAAGGAACCGACAAACTCTAATGAAGGTTTTATATATGATTTTGTGATTTTTGAACAATATCAAGGTCTGGGGTATGGTAAAAAAGCAATGAAAGAAGTTGAAATAATTGCTAAACAGTTAGGTATGAATAAAATGGTTCTACACGTTTTTGGTCATAACAAAATTGCACGTGGATTATATGAAAAAATGGGTTATGAAATTACGAATATAACGATGGCTAAAACAATTTGA
- a CDS encoding 2OG-Fe(II) oxygenase, which yields MKTSINEESIFYQSGDHIIVDDRKINIVTKFDEPLIVVLDNVLSDQECNELIEFSKDNLKRSKISSSGEGEVNDIRTSSSMFFQGNENDILEKLEKRISAIMCIPIEHAEGIQILKYTPGQEYKAHFDFFNSASKAAKNNRISTLVIYLNDVEEGGETYFPKLNLSISPKKGSAVYFEYFYNNEDLNELTLHGGAPVIKGEKWVATQWMRKQKIR from the coding sequence ATGAAAACAAGTATCAATGAAGAATCTATTTTTTATCAAAGTGGAGATCACATTATTGTAGATGACAGAAAAATAAATATTGTTACTAAATTTGATGAACCCCTAATAGTTGTTTTAGACAATGTTTTAAGCGATCAAGAATGCAATGAATTAATTGAATTTTCTAAAGATAATTTAAAACGCTCTAAGATTAGTTCTTCTGGAGAAGGAGAAGTGAATGATATTAGAACAAGTAGTAGTATGTTTTTCCAAGGAAACGAAAACGATATTCTTGAAAAATTAGAAAAAAGAATTTCCGCTATAATGTGTATTCCTATTGAACATGCTGAAGGTATCCAAATTCTTAAATATACACCTGGTCAAGAATATAAAGCACATTTTGATTTTTTCAATTCTGCTAGTAAAGCTGCTAAAAACAATAGAATTAGCACACTCGTTATTTATTTGAATGATGTGGAAGAAGGTGGAGAAACCTATTTCCCAAAATTAAATCTGTCTATATCCCCTAAAAAAGGAAGCGCTGTATATTTTGAGTATTTTTATAATAATGAAGATTTAAATGAGTTAACTTTACACGGTGGAGCTCCTGTTATCAAAGGAGAAAAATGGGTAGCTACTCAATGGATGCGAAAACAAAAAATCAGATAA
- a CDS encoding HU family DNA-binding protein, whose protein sequence is MNKTELINAVAEISELSKKDSTRVVDSLMETITTTLKIGEKVEILGFGAFSVSERAARKGRNPQTGEEIEIAASKAPTFKAGKNLKDAVKE, encoded by the coding sequence ATGAACAAAACAGAACTTATTAATGCAGTAGCTGAAATCTCTGAACTATCGAAAAAAGACTCAACTAGAGTAGTTGACTCCTTAATGGAAACAATCACAACAACATTGAAAATTGGTGAAAAAGTAGAAATCTTAGGATTTGGTGCTTTCTCTGTTAGTGAACGTGCGGCTAGAAAGGGCCGTAACCCGCAAACTGGTGAAGAAATAGAAATTGCAGCAAGTAAAGCACCTACTTTCAAAGCTGGAAAAAACTTAAAAGATGCTGTGAAAGAATAA
- a CDS encoding MerR family transcriptional regulator, which produces MKNTFEKTFSTGEFSKLLEVNKDTLLYYDKIDLFKPAGTFDNGYRYYTFDQFDQFLAIQSLRAVEVPIKELKTYFDAPNIQDLRQLALEQHEKVAREIQKLQDIQFFLDRTVTLTKEMEEVSFGKVLIKQLPAEPVVYRDEKIDWSLSIEELYEQTTPFLKRLGVKSTAAYGIMYSKEDFLNKEFGVISYLFCRLDYPSAKMRPAGHYATIYHQGYDEISQTETYNTLLVYLEQEQLALDGDIYEEYLLHSIAAKEEKNFITKISVKVKPREASYQTL; this is translated from the coding sequence ATGAAAAATACATTCGAAAAGACATTTTCCACGGGCGAATTTTCCAAATTACTTGAAGTAAATAAGGATACGCTACTGTATTACGATAAAATCGATTTATTTAAGCCAGCAGGCACCTTTGATAACGGCTATCGCTACTACACATTTGATCAGTTCGATCAATTTTTAGCCATACAATCTCTTCGTGCAGTTGAGGTACCGATTAAAGAACTCAAAACGTATTTTGATGCGCCTAACATCCAGGATTTGCGACAACTAGCATTGGAACAGCACGAAAAAGTAGCAAGAGAAATCCAAAAATTGCAGGACATTCAATTTTTCCTTGACCGAACAGTTACTCTGACAAAAGAGATGGAGGAGGTTTCATTTGGTAAAGTTTTGATAAAGCAATTACCAGCCGAACCTGTTGTATATAGAGACGAGAAAATAGATTGGTCGTTATCAATTGAGGAACTTTACGAGCAAACTACGCCATTTTTAAAAAGGCTAGGAGTTAAAAGTACAGCCGCATACGGTATTATGTATTCAAAAGAAGATTTTCTAAATAAGGAGTTTGGAGTTATAAGCTACCTATTTTGTAGACTAGATTACCCGTCAGCAAAAATGAGACCAGCTGGACATTATGCAACCATTTATCATCAAGGATATGATGAAATCTCACAGACTGAGACTTATAATACGCTACTCGTTTATTTGGAACAGGAGCAGTTGGCGTTAGATGGTGATATTTATGAGGAATATTTACTGCACTCGATTGCTGCAAAAGAGGAAAAAAATTTTATTACAAAAATTAGTGTGAAAGTAAAACCACGTGAGGCGAGTTATCAAACTCTTTAA
- a CDS encoding GNAT family N-acetyltransferase, with translation MTKQNEQITLAPVPQEELAIFKTECQEAFMKGLQDSFPEAEDPTEMGPVPSDEDYEQLNAKESVVRQLVLNGERIGGVVLQINNDTQRNEVDFLYTKANVHGKGLGTKAWEAIEAAFPETEVWELHTPYFEKRNIHFYVNKCGFKIVEFNHKGNPGPNVEGEEPESDEEYEFFRFEKVMAKVSSES, from the coding sequence ATGACAAAACAAAATGAACAAATTACGTTAGCACCTGTACCACAGGAAGAGTTAGCAATATTTAAAACAGAATGTCAAGAGGCGTTTATGAAAGGGTTACAAGATAGTTTTCCAGAGGCGGAAGATCCGACAGAAATGGGTCCAGTCCCGTCTGATGAAGATTATGAGCAACTTAATGCCAAAGAATCGGTTGTACGTCAACTTGTACTAAATGGCGAAAGAATCGGTGGCGTCGTATTGCAAATTAATAACGACACCCAACGAAACGAAGTGGACTTTCTGTATACAAAAGCAAATGTACACGGCAAAGGTCTTGGCACTAAAGCGTGGGAAGCGATAGAAGCAGCGTTCCCAGAGACTGAGGTTTGGGAGCTGCATACACCGTATTTTGAAAAGCGTAATATTCATTTTTACGTCAACAAATGTGGCTTTAAAATTGTTGAATTTAATCATAAAGGCAACCCAGGACCGAATGTTGAAGGCGAAGAGCCGGAATCGGATGAAGAGTATGAGTTTTTCCGTTTTGAAAAGGTCATGGCGAAAGTGAGCAGTGAATCATAA
- a CDS encoding ABC transporter ATP-binding protein, translating into MQGKISQLWILMYRSQMAKGQLVLLFFISIVEVAAGLAVPLLTMKLINQISDSGFAITSLLPVIGVLVVQAILSAVTFYMMRRVGENTVANLRTEVWDHMLHLRLPYYDAHESGETMSRITQDTNVVKEFVTEQLVSFVSGLFAILGAVVVLLWIDWKMTLLLLIAVPLTIFVTYPLGDKMYELSKANQDELAGFGGRLGRILSNIRLVKASQTEQQELAGGKAQIQQLYQFGMKEAKIVAVLTPLMTLMMMVVLITIFGYGGSQVATGAITSGELVAIMIYLVQIIMPFTQMATFFTDLQKTLGATERIIDALDEKSEVQDGEAVPATSQPIHFQNVSFKYNEKYVLNGMMFTLKPNETTAFVSRSGGGKTTMFSLIERFYDVTSGAILYGNENIEQFNLTEWRGLFGYVSQNAPLLNGTIRDNVMYGTNGASEQEVLAALKAAYAYDFVMQLDKHLDTEVGEGGIKLSGGQKQRIAIARAILRNPRILLLDEATSNLDNESEREVQLALQALTKNRMTIIIAHRLSTITSADQILVFEEGRLTGQGTHASLQKTHPYYQQLWRNGHLTED; encoded by the coding sequence ATGCAAGGGAAAATCTCACAGCTTTGGATTTTGATGTATCGCAGTCAAATGGCGAAGGGTCAATTAGTCCTTTTATTTTTTATAAGTATCGTAGAGGTGGCAGCTGGACTTGCTGTGCCACTACTGACAATGAAGCTTATTAATCAAATATCAGATAGTGGCTTTGCCATCACGTCGCTTTTACCAGTCATTGGCGTGTTAGTTGTACAAGCTATTTTGAGTGCCGTGACGTTTTATATGATGCGTCGGGTAGGTGAAAATACTGTTGCGAATTTACGAACAGAAGTGTGGGATCATATGCTGCATTTACGCTTGCCGTATTATGATGCACATGAATCAGGTGAAACGATGAGCCGTATCACACAGGATACAAATGTCGTAAAAGAATTTGTGACGGAGCAGCTCGTGTCGTTTGTCTCAGGCTTGTTTGCTATCTTAGGTGCTGTTGTTGTTTTACTGTGGATTGACTGGAAAATGACGTTACTACTACTCATTGCCGTACCACTGACGATTTTTGTGACCTATCCACTAGGGGATAAAATGTACGAGCTTTCAAAAGCGAATCAAGATGAGTTAGCTGGCTTTGGTGGACGACTCGGGCGCATTTTATCGAATATTCGTCTCGTAAAAGCATCACAAACTGAGCAACAAGAGTTAGCTGGTGGGAAAGCGCAAATTCAGCAGCTTTACCAGTTTGGCATGAAAGAAGCGAAAATTGTCGCGGTCCTAACACCACTAATGACACTGATGATGATGGTCGTTTTAATTACTATTTTTGGCTACGGCGGTTCACAAGTCGCAACTGGCGCTATTACGTCAGGTGAACTCGTGGCAATCATGATTTATTTAGTGCAAATTATTATGCCATTTACACAAATGGCGACATTCTTTACTGATTTACAAAAAACACTTGGCGCAACAGAACGTATTATTGATGCCTTAGATGAGAAGAGTGAAGTCCAAGACGGTGAAGCAGTACCTGCTACGTCACAGCCAATTCATTTTCAAAATGTGTCGTTTAAGTACAACGAAAAGTACGTGTTAAACGGTATGATGTTTACGTTAAAGCCAAATGAAACAACGGCCTTTGTCAGCCGAAGTGGTGGCGGGAAAACGACGATGTTCTCCCTTATTGAACGATTTTATGACGTGACATCAGGTGCGATACTGTATGGTAACGAAAACATCGAGCAATTTAACTTAACAGAGTGGCGTGGGCTTTTTGGCTATGTAAGTCAAAATGCACCGTTATTAAATGGAACAATTCGTGACAACGTCATGTACGGGACCAATGGAGCAAGCGAACAAGAGGTACTTGCCGCATTAAAAGCAGCCTATGCCTATGATTTTGTCATGCAGCTGGACAAACACCTCGATACAGAGGTTGGTGAAGGTGGTATTAAGCTTTCAGGTGGTCAAAAACAGCGTATTGCGATTGCTCGTGCGATTTTACGAAATCCGAGAATATTATTACTTGATGAGGCGACATCGAACTTAGATAACGAATCAGAACGTGAAGTGCAGCTTGCCCTTCAAGCGTTAACGAAAAACCGGATGACGATCATCATCGCCCATCGATTATCCACGATTACAAGTGCAGACCAAATCCTTGTCTTTGAAGAAGGACGCCTGACAGGTCAAGGCACACATGCATCATTACAAAAAACACATCCGTATTATCAACAGCTTTGGCGTAATGGCCATTTGACTGAAGATTAG